From the genome of Streptomyces sp. SID8374:
TCTCGTCGCCGCTGTCGGCCGCCTCGAAGACCGCGCGCAGCCGGCCCCGTACGGAACGGAAGCGGGTCACGTCCGCGTCCGTCGTCCGCCGTGCCGCCTGCTGATTGGCGCCGAACAGCTCCCGGACCGCCTCGACCGAGGTGAGGACGTCCTTGTTGCGGGCCGGCTCCTCGGTGTTGACCAGGCGCACGGCGTAGTCCGAGTAATAGGCCAGTTCCACTTGTAGTCCTTACCGGGTCGGTCTAGGGTCGGAGTGTCGGCCAGTGTAATGGGTGGCCGTCATTCATGAGGCTTACTGGAGGTTGGCGTGACGGAGACGGGGACGAACACCGACTGGCAGTCCTGGCAGGAGAGCTGGGACCGCCAGCAGGAGTGGTACATGCCCGACCGCGAGGAGCGGTTCCGGGTGATGCTGGACATGGTCGAGGCGGTCGTCGGCCCCGCGCCCCGGGTCCTGGACCTCGCGTGCGGTACGGGAAGTATTACGGACCGGCTCCTCAAGCGGTTCCCGGACGCCACGAGCACCGGCGTCGACCTCGACCCGGCTCTCCTGGCCATAGCCCGCGGCACCTTCGAGGGGGACGACCGGGCCACCTTCGTCACGGCCGACCTCAAGGACCCGGACTGGACGGCCCGGCTGCCCCACACCTCGTACGACGCCGTCCTCAGCGCCACCGCCCTGCACTGGTTCCACAGCGAGCCGCTGGCCGTGCTGTACGGGCAGCTCGGCGGGCTCGTCCGGGACGGCGGCCTCTTCATGAACGCCGACCGCACCATCGACCCGGACACCCCGCGCATCAACGCCGCCGAACGCGCCCACCGGCACGCCGCCATGGACCGCGCCAAGGCCGCGGGCGCCCTGGACTGGGCCGAGTGGTGGGCCGTCGCCGCCAAGGCCCCGGTCCTCGCCGGACCCACCGCCGAACGGTTCGCGATCTACGGTGAGCACGCGGACGGCGACATGCCCTCCGCCGCCTGGCACGCCCGCACCCTGCTCGCCTCAGGCTTCGGCGAGGCCCGCACGGTCTGGGCGTCGCCTTCGGACAGCTTGATCCTCGCCGTGAAGTAGGCCGGAGAACGCGTGGGAGGGCGGTACGGGCCGCGCCCGTACCGCCCTCCCGGGACCACTGTCCACGTCACCTTCGACCCGGCTGTTTACAGCACCTTCGACAGGAACGCCTTCGTCCGGTCCTGCTGCGGGTTGCCCAGCACATCGCGCGGGTGGCCGGACTCGACCACCACGCCGTCGTCCATGAAGACCAGCGCGTCACCGACCTCGCGGGCGAAGCCCATCTCGTGGGTGACGACGATCATCGTCATGCCGTCCTCGGCCAGACCGCGCATGACGTCCAGGACATCGCCCACCAGCTCCGGGTCGAGCGCGGAGGTCGGCTCGTCGAAGAGCATCAGCTTCGGCTCCATCGCCAGCGCGCGGGCGATGGCGACGCGCTGCTGCTGGCCGCCGGAGAGCTGGGTGGGGTAGTTCTTCGCCTTGTCGGCGAGGCCCACCCGGTCCAGCAGCTTCTCGGCGCGGGCCCGGGCCACGGCCTTGGCCTCGCCCTTGACCTGGATCGGCGCCTCCATGACGTTCTCGAGCGCCGTCATGTGCGGGAAGAGGTTGAAGCGCTGGAAGACCATGCCGATCTCGCGGCGCTGGAGGGCGACCTCGCTGTCCTTGAGCTCGTAGAGCTTGTCGCCCTTCTGCCGGTAGCCGACCAGCTCGCCGTCGACCGAGAGCCGGCCGGCGTTGATCTGCTCCAGGTGGTTGATGCACCGCAGGAAGGTGGACTTGCCGGAGCCGGACGGGCCGATCAGGCAGAACACCTCACGCGGGGCGACCTCCAGGTCGATGCCCTTGAGGATGTGGGCGGCGCCGAAGGACTTGTGGACGCCCTCGGCCTTCACCATGGGGGTGGTCATGCGGAGACACCTCCGGAGGGCCGGTTGCTGAAGGAGGCGAGGTTCACCTTGATGCGCTGGAGCGGCGTGAGCGGCAGCGAGCGCAGCGAGCCGCGGGCGTAGCGGCGCTCCAGGTAGTACTGGCCGACGCTGAACACGCTGGTCATCACGATGTACCAGATGGACGCGACGAACAGCATCTCCATGACCGCGTACGACGTGGAGCCGATCTGCGAGGTGGAGCGGAGCAGCTCGTTGTAGGTGACCGCGTAGACCAGGGAGGAGGTCTTGAGCATGTTGATGAACTCGTTGCCGGTCGGCGGGATGATCACCCGCAGCGCCTGCGGCAGGACCACGCGGCGCATGGTCTTCGCCTGGGTCATACCGAGCGCGTGCGACGCCTCGGTCTGGCCCTCGTCCACCGACTGGATGCCGGCGCGGCAGATCTCCGCCATGTAGGCGGCCTCGTTCAGGGCGAGCCCCAGCAGGGCGCACATGAACGGGGTCATGACGTCCGTCATCTCGTCCTTGTAGATGAACGGGATGTTCAGGACCGGGAAGATCAGCGCCAGGTTGAACCAGAGCAGCAGCTGGACGTAGACCGGGGTGCCCCGGAAGAACCAGATGTACAGCCAGGCGACCCAGCTGGTGACCGGGTTCTTCGAGAGCCGCATCACGGCCAGGATCACACCGAGGATCACGCCGAGCACCATGGCCAGGACGCTGATCAGCAGGGTGCGGCCGGCTCCGGCGACGACGTTCTTGTCGAACAGCTTGTCGCCGACGGCGTGCCACTGGATGTTGCCCTGCGAGAAGGCGTAGGCGAGGGCCACGAGGAGGCCGATGACCACGATGCCGCTGATCCAGCGGCCGACATGGCGGACCGGGATGGCCTTGATGTTCTCCGGGGCCGTGGTGGCGCCCTTGGAGACGGACACCTGGCCGGCCGGTGAGCCGGGGGGTGTCTTGTCGAACTTGTCAGTCATCGTGACTGCCCTTCGGTGAAGCGTCCGGTCACTTGCCGCCGTTGATGGCGGCCTTGTCGATCGCTCCCGTGCCGGCGCCCCACTTGTCGAGCACCTTCTTGTACGAACCGTCGGCGATGATCGCGTCGACGGCCTCCTTCAGGGCGTCCCGGAGACCGGTGTTGTCCTTCTTGACGGCGATGCCGAACGGGCCCGCGTCGATCTGCTCGCCGACGACCTCGAAGGCGTTGCCGCCGTCGGCCTTGCGGGCCAGGTCGACCGCGACCGGGTAGTCGTTGACACCGGCGACCGCACCGCCGGACTTGACCCGGGTCTGGGCCTCGGTGTCGTTCTCGAACGACTCGATCTTGACCGCCTTCTTGCCGCCGTCCGTACACGCCTTGGACTGCTTCTTGAGGGCTTCCTCGTAGGTGGTGCCGCGCTGGACGGCGGCGGTCTTCCCGCAGAGGTCCTCGATGGACTTGATGTTCTGCGGGTTGCCCTTCTTCGTGTACACGGCGGTGCCGGCCAGGAAGTAGTCGACGAAGTCGACGCCCTCGCCCAGCTTCTTGCCGGAGTCGTCCAGGCCCTCCTGGCGCTGCTTGTTGTCCGTGATGGACGACATGGCGATGTCGTGGCGGCCGGAGTTCAGGGCGGTGATCAGCCCGTCGAAGGAGCCGGAGGTGAACTCGAACTTCACACCCAGCTGCTTGCCGAGGGCCTCGGCGATGTCGGGGTCGACGCCCACGATCTTGCCGTTCTCGACGGACTCCATCGGGGCGTACTCGGCGTTCGTGCCGACCTTGATGACACCCGACTTCTGGTACTTCGCCGGCAGCTTGGCGAAGAGCGGGGCGCCGGCCTTGGTGGCCGTGCTGTCGCCGCCCTCCGAGGAGGCGCTCTCGGTCTGGTCGCCGCAGGCGGTGAGCAGCAGGGTGCCGGCGACCGCGATGGCGCCGACCGCCGCAATCCGGGACTTGGCGGTCTTACGACGCATGATGCTTGCGGTCATGTCGGGATCCTCCGGCAGGTGAGGGTTGAGGGTGCTTTCTGGGCGGCTTGGCACGCACCTTCGAGTGTCGCCACCTTGTGTTGTGACGGCATCCTGCCATTCGGATTGGCAGATTCAGGGGCCCAGCCATGTCAAAATCGGATAACGGGCGACCCCCGAACTCGCGTGGCCGGTACCTCGGGGCCGGACCATCTGTCGCGAAAGCTCCCCACCACCGGAGAATCTCCGGCGCGCCTCCTCTGCCGGGCGGCATTTATGCCGGTTTGCCGACTTGTCCAGATATTCGACTATGAGTCACGTCACCGCACCGGAATGGACTCGTGCGGGAGCGGGTTGGTCCGGTAAGAAAGACGTTTACACCCCTCATCCGGGGCTCAGGGCGCGTGTGCGGCGCGCCCGCGCGTATGTACCTCTCCCTGCCAGGGCGGGCCAACCGCTCGGCGCAGGGCACGTACGCGGTGCCCGCCCACCCCTCCTCAACCAGGAGTGGCCACCCTCAAACGATGAAGACTTAAGGGGTCAACACCATGGCAGCGGAGATCGTCAATCCTCGCAGCGACAGCAGTACCGACAGTGGCATCCAGCGCACGAGCGCAGCGGACACCGGGGCCGACGAGCCCTTCGATCCGGCCTTCGCCCTCCACCGCGGAGGGAAGATGGCCGTGCAGTCCACCGTCCCGATCCGGGACAAGGACGACCTTTCCCTGGCCTACACACCCGGCGTGGCCAAAGTGTGCAGCGCCATCGCCGACAACCCCGAGCTCGTCCACGACTACACCTGGAAGTCCCAGGTCGTGGCCGTCGTGACGGACGGCACCGCCGTGCTCGGCCTCGGTGACATCGGGCCCGAGGCGTCCCTCCCCGTGATGGAGGGCAAGGCCATCCTCTTCAAGCAGTTCGGCGGCGTCGACGCGGTGCCGATCGCGCTGGCGACGACCGACGCGGACGAGATCGTCGACACCGTCGTCCGGCTCGCCCCCTCCTTCGGCGGGGTGAACCTGGAGGACATCTCGGCCCCCCGCTGCTTCGAGATCGAGCGCAAGCTCCAGGAGCGGCTGGACATCCCCGTCTTCCACGACGACCAGCACGGCACCGCCGTCGTCACCCTCGCCGCCCTGCGCAACGCGGCCAAGCTCTCCGGGCGCACGCTCGGTGACCTGCGCGGTGTCATCTCCGGCGCGGGCGCGGCGGGCGTGGCCATCGCCAAGTTCCTGCTGGAGGCCGGCATCGGCGATGTCGCGGTGGCCGACCGCAAGGGCGTCGTCAGCCGGGACCGGGACGACCTGACCGACGTCAAGCGCGAGCTGGCCGAGCTGACCAACCGGGCCGGGATCTCCGGTTCGCTGGAGAAGGCGCTGGCCGGTGCGGACGTGTTCATCGGTGTCTCCGGCGGTACGGTGCCGGAGGCGGCGGTGGCGTCGATGGCGCCCGGTGCGTACGTCTTCGCCATGGCCAACCCGAACCCGGAGGTCCACCCCGAGATCGCGCACAAGTACGCGGCCGTGGTGGCGACCGGGCGGTCCGACTTCCCGAACCAGATCAACAACGTGCTGGCGTTCCCGGGGATCTTCGCCGGGGCGCTCCAGGTGCGGGCCTCGCGGATCACGGAGGGGATGAAGATCGCGGCGGCGAACGCGCTGGCCGATGTGGTCGGCGATGAGCTGGCGGCGGACTACGTGATTCCTTCGCCGTTCGACGAGCGGGTGGCTCCTGCGGTGACCGCCGCGGTGGCCGCGGCCGCTCGGGCCGAGGGCGTGGCTCGGCGCTGACGGTGGGCGTGTGCGTGTGGGGGTGCCTGCACGTGTGATGGGGCGGGGTCCGGTTGGTACGGGCCCCGCCCTCTCTTCTTCGGGCCCCCGGGGCGCTGCCCCGGACCCCGCTCCTCAAGCGCCGGAGGGGCTTGAATGCGGCCCCGGCCCATTGAGTGCGGGAGAGGCTTGAACTGGCCGCCGGAGGCGCTGGGTGAGGTCCCGAGGGGTAGGGGGCGCGCAGGGGCCGGCAGGTTGGTGTGTGTCACATGCGTAAGCGGTTACGTCCCCGCGCCGCCCGGCCTATCGTCTAGCCATGTTCGCCGCCTACGCAGCCCGCATCGACCCCGACCAGCCTCTCGACGGCCTTGAGCTGGGTGAACGCCCGGCGCCCGGGGCGCGTGCCGGATGGAGCACCATCACCGTCCGGGCCGCCTCCCTCAACCACCACGACCTCTGGTCGCTGCGGGGCGTGGGCCTCGCCGAGGACCGGCTTCCGATGATCCTCGGCTGCGACGCGGCCGGTGTCGACGAGGACGGCAACGAGGTCGTCCTGCACTCCGTGATCGGCCAGTCCGGGCACGGGGTCGGGCCGAAGGAGCCGCGCTCCATCCTCACCGAGCGCTACCAGGGCACCTTCGCCGAGCAGGTCGCCGTGCCCACCTGGAACGTACTGCCCAAGCCGAAGGAGCTCTCCTTCGAGGAGGCCGCCTGTCTGCCGACCGCCTGGCTCACCGCGTACCGGATGCTCTTCACCAACGCCGGTGTCCGGCCGGGTGATTCCGTGCTCGTGCAGGGCGCGGGCGGCGGGGTCGCCACCGCCGCGATCGTGCTCGGGAAGGCCGCCGGGCTCCGGGTCTTCGCCACCAGCCGCGACGAGACCCGGCGCAAGCGGGCCGTGGAGCTCGGCGCACTGGAGGCCTACGAGCCCGGGGCGCGGCTCCCGCAGCGGGTGGACGCCGTCATCGAGACCGTCGGCGCCGCCACCTGGTCCCACTCCGTGAAGTCGCTGCGCCCCGGCGGCACCCTCGTCATCTCCGGGGCCACCAGCGGTGACCGGCCCGCGCACGCCGAGCTGACCCGGATCTTCTTCCTGGAGCTGAAGGTCGTCGGCTCCACCATGGGCACCAAGGACGAGCTGGAGGACCTGCTGGCCTTCTGCGCGACCACCGGCGTACGGCCGGTCATCGACGAGGTACTGCCGCTGGACCGGGCCCGTGAGGGGTTCCAGCGGCTGGCCGACGGCGAGCAGTTCGGGAAGATCGTGCTCCGGCCGGCGGAGTGACCCCGTAGAACCCGTCAGCTCCCCATACTTGAATAAGTGTCAGCTTTGCTGATGGGATGCCGCCCATGCGTATGGGCAGAGCACTCATAGCACTTGTCGTCGCGTCCGTTCTCGCGGCGGGGGCCCTCGCTCCCGCCGCCTCGGCGCGCCCCGCACCCGTCC
Proteins encoded in this window:
- a CDS encoding zinc-binding dehydrogenase encodes the protein MFAAYAARIDPDQPLDGLELGERPAPGARAGWSTITVRAASLNHHDLWSLRGVGLAEDRLPMILGCDAAGVDEDGNEVVLHSVIGQSGHGVGPKEPRSILTERYQGTFAEQVAVPTWNVLPKPKELSFEEAACLPTAWLTAYRMLFTNAGVRPGDSVLVQGAGGGVATAAIVLGKAAGLRVFATSRDETRRKRAVELGALEAYEPGARLPQRVDAVIETVGAATWSHSVKSLRPGGTLVISGATSGDRPAHAELTRIFFLELKVVGSTMGTKDELEDLLAFCATTGVRPVIDEVLPLDRAREGFQRLADGEQFGKIVLRPAE
- a CDS encoding ABC transporter substrate-binding protein; its protein translation is MTASIMRRKTAKSRIAAVGAIAVAGTLLLTACGDQTESASSEGGDSTATKAGAPLFAKLPAKYQKSGVIKVGTNAEYAPMESVENGKIVGVDPDIAEALGKQLGVKFEFTSGSFDGLITALNSGRHDIAMSSITDNKQRQEGLDDSGKKLGEGVDFVDYFLAGTAVYTKKGNPQNIKSIEDLCGKTAAVQRGTTYEEALKKQSKACTDGGKKAVKIESFENDTEAQTRVKSGGAVAGVNDYPVAVDLARKADGGNAFEVVGEQIDAGPFGIAVKKDNTGLRDALKEAVDAIIADGSYKKVLDKWGAGTGAIDKAAINGGK
- a CDS encoding class I SAM-dependent methyltransferase — translated: MTETGTNTDWQSWQESWDRQQEWYMPDREERFRVMLDMVEAVVGPAPRVLDLACGTGSITDRLLKRFPDATSTGVDLDPALLAIARGTFEGDDRATFVTADLKDPDWTARLPHTSYDAVLSATALHWFHSEPLAVLYGQLGGLVRDGGLFMNADRTIDPDTPRINAAERAHRHAAMDRAKAAGALDWAEWWAVAAKAPVLAGPTAERFAIYGEHADGDMPSAAWHARTLLASGFGEARTVWASPSDSLILAVK
- a CDS encoding amino acid ABC transporter permease translates to MTDKFDKTPPGSPAGQVSVSKGATTAPENIKAIPVRHVGRWISGIVVIGLLVALAYAFSQGNIQWHAVGDKLFDKNVVAGAGRTLLISVLAMVLGVILGVILAVMRLSKNPVTSWVAWLYIWFFRGTPVYVQLLLWFNLALIFPVLNIPFIYKDEMTDVMTPFMCALLGLALNEAAYMAEICRAGIQSVDEGQTEASHALGMTQAKTMRRVVLPQALRVIIPPTGNEFINMLKTSSLVYAVTYNELLRSTSQIGSTSYAVMEMLFVASIWYIVMTSVFSVGQYYLERRYARGSLRSLPLTPLQRIKVNLASFSNRPSGGVSA
- a CDS encoding amino acid ABC transporter ATP-binding protein is translated as MTTPMVKAEGVHKSFGAAHILKGIDLEVAPREVFCLIGPSGSGKSTFLRCINHLEQINAGRLSVDGELVGYRQKGDKLYELKDSEVALQRREIGMVFQRFNLFPHMTALENVMEAPIQVKGEAKAVARARAEKLLDRVGLADKAKNYPTQLSGGQQQRVAIARALAMEPKLMLFDEPTSALDPELVGDVLDVMRGLAEDGMTMIVVTHEMGFAREVGDALVFMDDGVVVESGHPRDVLGNPQQDRTKAFLSKVL
- a CDS encoding NADP-dependent malic enzyme is translated as MAAEIVNPRSDSSTDSGIQRTSAADTGADEPFDPAFALHRGGKMAVQSTVPIRDKDDLSLAYTPGVAKVCSAIADNPELVHDYTWKSQVVAVVTDGTAVLGLGDIGPEASLPVMEGKAILFKQFGGVDAVPIALATTDADEIVDTVVRLAPSFGGVNLEDISAPRCFEIERKLQERLDIPVFHDDQHGTAVVTLAALRNAAKLSGRTLGDLRGVISGAGAAGVAIAKFLLEAGIGDVAVADRKGVVSRDRDDLTDVKRELAELTNRAGISGSLEKALAGADVFIGVSGGTVPEAAVASMAPGAYVFAMANPNPEVHPEIAHKYAAVVATGRSDFPNQINNVLAFPGIFAGALQVRASRITEGMKIAAANALADVVGDELAADYVIPSPFDERVAPAVTAAVAAAARAEGVARR